The proteins below come from a single Providencia rettgeri genomic window:
- the lepB gene encoding signal peptidase I translates to MHLKKLYKRISKKKRGWGRQSLYMLIIVATVAPASHYILNRFSIGIDPQNYPCLPEHRIYLIDKMDKDIQKGKIFAFRSEYISSIAIKFIDGVAGDKVRVNPEETTVNELMVGEGLLLARESGHTEQELQREGIIPAGHIWLMGRTKVSFDSRYWGVLPIENVIGRAYPIW, encoded by the coding sequence ATGCACCTGAAGAAACTTTATAAAAGAATTTCAAAGAAAAAACGGGGATGGGGGCGGCAATCTCTTTATATGTTGATTATTGTCGCCACTGTCGCACCTGCAAGCCATTACATACTTAATCGTTTTTCAATTGGGATTGATCCGCAAAACTACCCCTGCCTCCCTGAACACAGAATTTATCTAATTGATAAAATGGATAAAGATATTCAGAAAGGGAAAATATTTGCTTTTCGGTCTGAATACATCAGTAGCATTGCGATCAAATTTATAGACGGTGTAGCTGGTGACAAGGTTAGGGTCAATCCTGAAGAAACCACTGTCAATGAGCTGATGGTGGGTGAAGGACTTCTATTAGCAAGAGAATCTGGTCATACAGAGCAGGAATTACAACGTGAAGGGATAATTCCTGCTGGTCACATCTGGCTAATGGGTCGAACTAAGGTCAGTTTTGACTCACGGTATTGGGGCGTACTCCCCATAGAAAATGTGATCGGGAGAGCATATCCGATATGGTAA
- the traV gene encoding type IV conjugative transfer system lipoprotein TraV has product MKFLLLPLMVLTTLSLTACSSLMVGETEFGCKGMPNSVTCMSVRDVHKLTDGENYQEKIDTVSQMQLNGEVVSKSDMDNILKSENSKWVGTESGQYVPVPKPAANPQPIRSESMVMRVLIDPYENTDGDLIITGYVYTEISPRKWEVGVSRPDRKHNAVLKPLQTPDNRK; this is encoded by the coding sequence ATGAAATTTTTACTATTGCCACTGATGGTTTTAACTACCCTTTCATTAACCGCCTGTTCATCTCTTATGGTCGGTGAAACAGAGTTTGGCTGTAAAGGTATGCCTAATTCAGTAACGTGTATGAGTGTTCGTGACGTACACAAATTGACTGATGGTGAAAACTATCAAGAAAAAATTGATACTGTTTCTCAAATGCAGCTCAACGGAGAAGTAGTAAGCAAAAGCGATATGGATAACATACTCAAATCAGAAAACAGTAAATGGGTTGGTACAGAGTCTGGACAATATGTACCTGTGCCAAAACCTGCGGCAAACCCACAACCCATTAGAAGTGAGTCGATGGTAATGCGTGTTTTAATCGACCCATACGAAAACACAGATGGAGATCTTATCATCACAGGGTATGTCTACACGGAGATATCGCCTCGTAAATGGGAAGTCGGTGTTTCTCGTCCAGATCGCAAGCACAATGCGGTTCTCAAACCACTACAAACACCAGATAACCGAAAATAG
- a CDS encoding thioredoxin fold domain-containing protein, with protein MKESQSTDKYADGAGFKMKNKIHLSLISLALAFTTAHAHANYADIEKTNTQTVFNQEALKAHPTKTPDIPKFLLPSNGIIALNNNGNLQLLTSNGRFVIKGTLYDTWAKKDLTSFEEIQKFGSIIPVKNLNIKMDDLQSATWGKGPKQTIIFTDPFCVQCHETLQQLNNLDPEKYTVHVLSVGVLNSNSQQRNFELYCAKDRYRADRAIITGNNSVRFDQIENCDREALMKREITAQVFGVSMIPFIIRDDGTYNVGKPVEGLKSFLESGK; from the coding sequence GTGAAAGAATCACAATCCACAGATAAATACGCAGATGGTGCAGGATTCAAAATGAAAAATAAGATACACCTTAGTTTAATATCATTAGCTTTAGCTTTCACAACCGCACACGCTCATGCGAACTATGCTGATATCGAAAAAACAAATACACAGACTGTTTTCAATCAAGAAGCATTAAAAGCACATCCCACAAAAACGCCTGATATTCCCAAATTTCTATTACCAAGCAACGGGATAATTGCACTTAATAACAATGGTAATTTACAGCTTCTTACATCGAATGGGCGATTTGTTATCAAGGGAACTTTATATGATACATGGGCGAAAAAAGATTTAACCTCGTTTGAAGAAATTCAAAAGTTTGGATCAATTATTCCTGTAAAGAACCTCAATATTAAAATGGATGATTTGCAGTCTGCAACGTGGGGAAAAGGTCCAAAGCAGACCATTATTTTCACTGACCCGTTCTGCGTTCAGTGCCATGAAACTTTACAGCAACTAAATAATCTGGACCCTGAGAAATATACTGTTCATGTACTTTCCGTAGGCGTTTTAAACAGTAATAGCCAGCAACGCAATTTTGAATTGTATTGTGCAAAAGACAGATACAGAGCTGACAGAGCAATCATTACAGGGAATAACAGTGTACGTTTCGATCAAATTGAAAACTGTGACCGTGAGGCTTTGATGAAAAGGGAAATTACCGCACAAGTTTTTGGTGTGAGTATGATCCCTTTCATTATTCGTGACGATGGAACTTACAACGTAGGTAAACCAGTTGAAGGGTTAAAGTCATTTTTGGAGAGTGGTAAATAA
- the traC gene encoding type IV secretion system protein TraC encodes MATATILKKLQTFKRFSSLCPVLAIHDDDNIFICENNYIGFGFKCIPLSGTTGKELSQLKTLLSGYFPNSTVIQISLFASPNISHIANRSDFLRMNCQNQVMKTTNLKRSRFLLAHTSKAFSGTNTKARNCELYFTVKVPIKNDLSPSHNELNTVKEMQGNFETTLRMTGFAPQQLTREIYLTAITSMINQGSNATWRDRMPIEVDEDKMISEQLLELDSLFFVRSNYVGFGNPEDESSKTDTNTTFARTISAKKLPRRFQEGSAQYFLGDLMNGATGIKNPCIINMTLVYPDQQNAKSTFTSKRTVATRNADGPSSRWVPSMKTTSSGFDVLAQKIDDGQPIYKAAFSVSIFANSVQQLNQSVQEATSYLNNLSFKMIPDVNFVAPIFLGTLPLFYEASADKFFGRSRTLAVEEALVLSPLYSDWQGTGNPVLTLTSRNGQVQTMDFFQSDTNYNVCIAASSGSGKSFLTNYIISAYRSLGAKIWVIDAGDSYKKLCQMFDGSYVDFHPSTKPCLNFFEIIEDYFGEDEDADEGTGEEDLVIGLLSVMAAPQDGLGDFETSRLKNHVAKLVREHGKETTIDMVADSCKNDPDQRIKDIGEQLYPFTKEGQYGKYFTGKNNISFDNPFTVLELGRIEKSEHLKQIILMQLIYQIQQDMYLGDRDQMKIVIIDEAWALLTGNIGAFIEKGYRRFRKYYGSAITITQSINDMYKDRVGLAITDNSAFLAMLGQTESAVNKARREERLPLDEAGYEFLKTVKSQAGIYSEIYFMSAMGGGICRFIVDKFSYMLYTTKASEVQAIEDKLKKGQDVIEAIDDYLIEQGYGNDD; translated from the coding sequence ATGGCAACAGCTACTATCTTAAAAAAATTGCAAACCTTTAAGCGTTTTTCATCTTTATGTCCAGTTTTAGCAATTCATGACGATGATAACATTTTTATTTGTGAAAATAACTATATCGGTTTTGGATTTAAATGTATTCCCTTGTCTGGTACAACGGGAAAAGAGCTCTCTCAATTAAAAACGCTTTTATCAGGGTATTTCCCGAATAGTACCGTTATTCAGATATCTTTGTTTGCCTCACCAAATATCAGCCACATTGCAAATAGATCTGATTTCTTACGCATGAATTGTCAGAATCAGGTTATGAAAACGACGAACTTAAAACGCTCACGTTTTCTGCTGGCTCATACATCGAAAGCGTTTAGCGGCACTAATACAAAAGCTCGTAACTGTGAATTGTACTTTACTGTCAAAGTGCCTATTAAAAATGATCTTTCTCCTTCACATAATGAATTAAATACTGTTAAAGAGATGCAGGGTAACTTTGAAACCACTCTTAGAATGACGGGTTTCGCACCTCAGCAACTTACAAGAGAAATATATCTTACCGCTATCACTTCAATGATAAATCAAGGCAGTAATGCGACATGGCGCGACAGAATGCCGATTGAAGTTGATGAAGATAAAATGATTTCGGAACAGCTACTAGAACTAGATAGCTTGTTTTTCGTTCGGTCTAATTATGTCGGTTTCGGCAATCCAGAGGATGAGAGTAGTAAAACAGACACAAACACTACTTTTGCAAGAACAATTTCAGCTAAAAAGTTGCCTCGCAGATTTCAAGAGGGTTCGGCTCAGTATTTTTTAGGCGATTTGATGAACGGTGCAACCGGTATAAAAAACCCCTGCATCATCAACATGACACTGGTTTATCCAGACCAGCAGAATGCTAAAAGTACATTTACATCAAAACGTACAGTTGCTACACGCAACGCAGATGGACCATCTTCAAGATGGGTTCCATCAATGAAAACCACAAGTTCTGGATTTGATGTTTTGGCTCAGAAAATTGATGATGGACAGCCAATTTACAAAGCTGCCTTTTCTGTTTCAATTTTTGCCAATTCAGTTCAACAACTTAATCAATCTGTACAGGAAGCAACTAGCTACCTTAACAATTTATCTTTCAAAATGATTCCCGATGTCAATTTCGTCGCACCGATATTTCTAGGCACACTGCCATTATTTTATGAAGCAAGTGCTGACAAATTTTTCGGTCGCTCTCGAACTCTGGCGGTGGAAGAAGCACTCGTTCTTTCTCCACTGTATTCAGATTGGCAAGGAACTGGTAATCCGGTTCTGACTCTTACATCAAGAAATGGTCAGGTCCAGACAATGGACTTTTTCCAAAGCGATACAAACTACAACGTATGTATTGCCGCATCATCTGGCTCAGGTAAATCATTCTTAACTAACTACATTATCTCTGCATACCGTTCACTAGGGGCTAAGATATGGGTAATTGACGCTGGCGACTCATATAAAAAACTGTGTCAGATGTTTGATGGTTCGTATGTGGATTTTCATCCATCGACCAAACCATGTCTTAACTTCTTTGAAATTATTGAAGATTACTTTGGTGAAGATGAAGATGCAGATGAAGGAACCGGTGAAGAAGATTTAGTTATTGGTTTGCTGTCAGTGATGGCTGCACCACAAGACGGTTTAGGGGATTTTGAAACATCCCGTTTGAAAAATCATGTTGCCAAATTAGTTAGGGAACATGGTAAAGAAACAACTATCGACATGGTAGCAGACTCCTGCAAAAACGATCCTGATCAGCGCATTAAAGATATCGGTGAGCAGTTATATCCGTTCACAAAAGAAGGTCAATACGGCAAATATTTTACCGGTAAAAACAATATCTCGTTTGATAATCCGTTTACTGTACTTGAGTTGGGTCGCATTGAGAAATCCGAACACCTGAAACAAATCATTCTGATGCAATTAATTTATCAAATTCAACAGGATATGTATCTAGGTGATCGAGATCAAATGAAGATTGTAATCATTGATGAGGCATGGGCTTTACTAACAGGAAACATCGGTGCATTTATCGAAAAAGGGTATCGCCGGTTCCGAAAATACTACGGTAGTGCTATTACGATAACTCAATCTATCAATGATATGTATAAAGACCGCGTTGGTCTTGCTATCACAGATAACTCCGCATTCCTTGCCATGCTAGGACAAACAGAATCTGCGGTGAACAAAGCACGAAGGGAAGAACGTTTACCGCTCGATGAAGCTGGTTACGAATTTTTGAAAACAGTAAAAAGCCAAGCGGGTATCTATTCAGAAATCTACTTTATGAGTGCTATGGGGGGAGGAATTTGCCGGTTCATTGTCGATAAGTTTTCTTACATGCTTTACACAACAAAAGCATCTGAAGTACAGGCGATTGAGGATAAATTGAAGAAGGGGCAAGACGTCATTGAGGCAATTGATGATTATTTAATAGAACAGGGGTACGGAAACGATGATTAA